In Syntrophorhabdus sp., a single window of DNA contains:
- a CDS encoding aminotransferase class III-fold pyridoxal phosphate-dependent enzyme: MKEAPKLNIKRSVELFEEAKTLVPGGVLGARKPGDFIMGEYPIFLEYGKGSRLIDVDGNEFIDFLCGYGPIILGYREDEVDDAVIRQLKDKGFCFSLTQPYQNELAKKLNTLIPSAELSIFLKTGSDATTASIRIARAYTGRTKVMRSGYHGWHDWCVEMKGGIPEKFYEDVYEFHYNDLEALEDLMKKHGDQTAAIIMTPFGHPLHQKMQTPKPGFLEGVRKLADTYGAVLVYDEVRTCFRLRMGGAQELYGVKPDLTVLGKGMANGYAISVVCGKRDVMMAAASKLFISSTFFPNSDGYIAALKVIEIMEREKVLDQIWAKGEGLLKRIQGIIDKYPNTGAELTGVAPMFHVTFTKGNPDTQRDRRTDFYTQMIRKGFFFTPHHHAYLSYRHTEEDLDLTVQAMDESMAYVSEKYKG, encoded by the coding sequence ATGAAAGAAGCCCCGAAGTTGAACATAAAGAGAAGCGTCGAACTCTTCGAGGAGGCAAAGACCCTCGTCCCGGGCGGGGTCCTGGGAGCCAGGAAACCGGGTGATTTCATCATGGGCGAGTATCCCATCTTTCTCGAGTACGGGAAGGGTTCCCGGCTCATCGACGTCGACGGGAACGAGTTCATCGATTTCCTCTGCGGCTACGGCCCCATCATTCTCGGTTACCGCGAGGATGAGGTCGATGACGCCGTCATACGTCAGTTAAAGGACAAGGGGTTCTGCTTCAGTCTCACCCAACCCTATCAGAATGAGCTGGCAAAGAAGCTCAACACCCTCATCCCGTCGGCGGAACTGAGCATCTTCCTCAAGACCGGATCCGACGCCACGACGGCAAGCATCCGTATCGCGAGGGCCTACACCGGACGCACCAAGGTCATGCGCTCCGGGTACCATGGCTGGCATGACTGGTGCGTCGAGATGAAGGGGGGCATTCCCGAGAAGTTCTACGAGGACGTCTATGAATTCCATTACAATGACCTCGAAGCGCTTGAGGACCTCATGAAGAAGCACGGGGACCAGACGGCGGCGATCATCATGACACCCTTCGGCCATCCTCTTCACCAGAAGATGCAGACGCCGAAGCCGGGTTTCCTCGAAGGCGTGCGCAAGCTGGCCGACACCTACGGCGCGGTCCTTGTCTACGACGAGGTGCGCACCTGTTTCCGCCTCAGGATGGGCGGGGCGCAGGAGCTTTACGGGGTCAAACCGGACCTCACCGTGCTCGGCAAGGGTATGGCCAACGGGTATGCCATCAGCGTGGTCTGCGGGAAAAGGGATGTCATGATGGCCGCGGCGTCGAAGCTTTTCATCTCCTCCACGTTCTTCCCCAACAGCGACGGATACATCGCGGCCCTCAAGGTCATCGAGATCATGGAGCGCGAGAAGGTGCTCGATCAGATATGGGCGAAGGGCGAAGGGCTTCTTAAAAGGATCCAGGGCATCATCGACAAGTATCCGAATACCGGGGCGGAGCTCACGGGTGTTGCCCCCATGTTCCACGTGACCTTCACGAAGGGGAACCCCGACACGCAAAGGGACCGCAGGACCGACTTCTACACCCAGATGATCCGAAAAGGCTTCTTCTTCACGCCCCATCACCACGCCTACCTCAGCTACAGGCACACGGAAGAGGACCTTGACCTCACGGTTCAGGCTATGGACGAATCCATGGCCTATGTGAGTGAGAAGTACAAAGGGTAG